One Rhipicephalus microplus isolate Deutch F79 chromosome 4, USDA_Rmic, whole genome shotgun sequence genomic window carries:
- the LOC142814165 gene encoding uncharacterized protein LOC142814165 gives MLRSRITLGIRDKGLQKKLISENPSYQRVVEICRIQEQGEEQFRQIRGTTEGAETAAVNALARVTKPCNKCGYKVHRGSRCLATGKACKKCGGLNHFAQACSQSSFLHSEDAKRREIRELHVDERSDFFLEALTVNALASDQWTATVSIEGRPMVCKLDTGANCCVISKEDVLSLPRKTREACRATLTSFFGHKTTVQFKVMLSLSVNNKQHDETLFVIEQNVPVTLSGAAAESLGLIYRVDSVETQQLYPAAQPFTDVFTGLGQLKNFEYEMKLKPGAVGVVVPARRVPVAIEEKVKAELQRMEEHNVITKEQVRYLGHVFTTQGLSLGPDRVQAILDMPAPSNSKELKVFLGTMNYVQRFIPRMSVLTAPLRTLLRKEIAWVWTEKEQCSFNELRQALVTAPVHAYLDPKKPVTLSVDASHIGVGAVLIQDGRPIAFSSRSLSDAQTLYAQIEKEALAIVHGCEKFHYIFGQSEVTVETDHRPLVPIFSKPLHQCPLRLQRMRLTLQRYAINLL, from the exons ATGCTTCGTAGCCGCATCACACTCGGTATCCGGGACAAGGGACTGCAAAAGAAGTTAATTTCTGAAAACCCCTCTTACCAAAGAGTAGTCGAAATCTGTCGCATCCAAGAGCAAGGCGAGGAGCAGTTTCGACAGATACGTGGCACCACTGAAGGCGCTGAAACTGCAGCCGTAAATGCGTTGGCCAGAGTAACAAAGCCATGTAACAAATGTGGCTACAAAGTTCACCGCGGCAGCCGCTGCCTAGCAACAGGAAAAGCGTGCAAGAAATGCGGAGGATTGAATCATTTCGCCCAAGCATGCTCGCAGTCATCCTTCTTGCACAGCGAAGATGCAAAGCGCAGGGAAATACGAGAGCTACATGTTGACGAAAGGTCAGATTTTTTTCTGGAAGCTTTAACCGTGAACGCACTCGCTAGCGACCAGTGGACCGCGACAGTTTCCATTGAAGGCCGTCCGATGGTCTGCAAACTTGATACTGGGGCAAACTGTTGTGTGATTTCAAAGGAAGATGTTTTGTCGCTTCCGAGAAAGACTCGTGAAGCCTGCCGAGCCACGTTAACGAGTTTTTTCGGCCACAAAACGACTGTGCAGTTTAAAGTAATGTTGTCGCTATCCGTGAACAATAAACAGCACGATGAAACCTTATTCGTCATAGAGCAAAACGTGCCGGTGACCCTCAGCGGAGCAGCAGCAGAAAGCCTTGGCTTGATTTATCGCGTTGATAGCGTCGAGACGCAGCAACTCTACCCGGCGGCTCAGCCATTCACCGATGTTTTCACAGGATTGGGACAGCTGAAGAATTTTGAGTACGAAATGAAGCTCAAACCCGGCGCCGTCGGTGTTGTTGTGCCAGCCAGAAGGGTTCCGGTCGCCATTGAAGAAAAAGTAAAGGCCGAACTTCAACGCATGGAGGAGCACAACGTCATAACCAAG GAGCAAGTTCGCTACTTGGGACACGTTTTCACCACGCAAGGACTGAGCCTGGGACCCGATCGCGTCCAAGCCATTTTGGACATGCCAGCGCCAAGTAACAGTAAGGAATTGAAAGTCTTCCTCGGAACGATGAATTACGTGCAGCGCTTCATTCCTCGAATGTCTGTACTCACCGCACCACTTAGAACATTGCTGCGCAAAGAGATTGCCTGGGTCTGGACAGAAAAAGAGCAATGCAGCTTCAATGAGCTGCGCCAAGCCTTAGTAACAGCACCAGTTCATGCTTACTTAGATCCGAAAAAGCCAGTCACCCTCTCTGTTGACGCCAGCCACATTGGCGTTGGCGCCGTTCTGATACAAGACGGCCGCCCTATCGCTTTCTCGTCTAGATCGCTCAGCGATGCTCAGACGCTTTACGCGCAGATTGAAAAGGAAGCTCTGGCGATTGTGCATGGCTGCGAAAAATTTCACTATATTTTCGGCCAATCTGAGGTTACGGTGGAAACCGACCATCGTCCGTTGGTGCCAATTTTCAGTAAACCACTTCACCAGTGCCCACTTAGACTGCAACGAATGCGACTGACATTGCAGCGATACGCCATTAATCTACTGTAA
- the LOC119171527 gene encoding alpha-galactosidase A: MGRALLATGRDMVYFCEWPFYQIISGILPDYKNVSKNCNLWRNHFDITYTWEGITNITNFEASTQDIAASVSRPGAWTDPDMHVIGNFGLTIELQRAHMAYWAVMAAPLIMSNDLRHIAQESRDLLLDKYIIAINQDPLGFMGKRIHKLAKNLDIWTRWVTPELADGTRSLAVLVYNTKNLGDPVQTFITLQSLNLDSPLGYLVTDLIRNNAIVGKFYPEQSINVTVAPMDVFFFKATALSGLHDAVF; this comes from the exons ATGGGACGAGCTCTTCTTGCAACAGGACGGGACATGGTCTACTTTTGCGAATGGCCCTTCTACCAAATCATATCCGGTATACTG CCCGACTACAAGAACGTatccaagaactgcaacttgtggaGGAATCACTTTGATATTACCTACACGTGGGAGGGCATTACTAATATAACAAACTTCGAAGCATCCACTCAGGACATTGCAGCAAGTGTGTCTAGACCCGGTGCCTGGACTGACCCCGACATG CACGTTATTGGAAACTTTGGTTTGACAATTGAGCTACAACGGGCACATATGGCGTATTGGGCCGTCATGGCCGCACCACTGATCATGTCCAACGACCTCAGGCACATCGCGCAGGAATCTAGGGATCTCTTGCTGGACAAGTATATCATCGCCATCAACCAAGATCCACTTGGATTTATGGGAAAGCGCATCCATAAATTA GCAAAAAACCTCGACATCTGGACTCGCTGGGTGACTCCGGAACTTGCCGATGGAACACGGTCGCTCGCCGTCcttgtgtacaacacaaaaaatctCGGTGATCCCGTACAGACTTTCATCACGCTCCAGAGCCTGAACCTGGACAGTCCCCTGGGGTACCTCGTCACAGATCTCATCCGCAACAATGCCATCGTCGGAAAGTTTTATCCAGAGCAAAGCATCAACGTCACCGTTGCCCCCATGGACGTGTTCTTCTTCAAGGCTACCGCTCTCAGTGGCTTGCACGACGCAGTTTTctag